The following proteins are co-located in the Clostridiales bacterium genome:
- a CDS encoding GPR endopeptidase, which translates to MKFRTDLAIENKEIYDKENQEEKIEIKGVEVETDHYEGAVDITRIKITDEHGSKILSKPIGNYITLEIDSAVDGSEEIKEKAAMALSLELKRLIKFHSQLKVLIIGLGNDKVTPDSLGPYTVAKVKVTRHYFLMYDTDSDNEISCVSGFIPGVMGSTGMETADLIQSAARIAKPELIIAIDSLAARNVDRISTTIQISDTGIAPGAGTGNMRKQLNESTLGIKVIAIGVPTVIDTKTLILDNLSGFLSDPDGAEAYLDDNGYQMIVTATDIDQVIKDFSDIIANGINITLHPGIYS; encoded by the coding sequence ATGAAATTCAGAACGGATCTAGCGATTGAAAATAAAGAAATCTACGACAAAGAGAATCAAGAAGAAAAAATCGAAATAAAAGGTGTAGAGGTTGAAACTGATCACTATGAAGGAGCGGTGGATATCACCAGGATTAAAATAACCGATGAACATGGCAGTAAGATCTTGAGCAAGCCCATTGGCAATTATATCACCCTTGAGATTGACAGTGCAGTTGACGGAAGTGAAGAAATCAAGGAAAAAGCGGCAATGGCTCTGTCTCTTGAATTGAAGCGGTTGATCAAATTTCACAGTCAATTAAAAGTACTGATCATCGGCCTTGGCAACGATAAGGTGACTCCGGATTCGCTGGGACCGTATACAGTGGCCAAGGTCAAGGTTACAAGGCATTACTTTTTGATGTACGATACGGATAGTGACAATGAAATCTCATGTGTTAGCGGATTTATACCCGGGGTAATGGGTTCCACAGGAATGGAGACTGCAGATTTGATTCAGAGCGCTGCAAGGATTGCAAAACCTGAGCTTATTATAGCCATCGATTCTCTAGCAGCAAGGAATGTGGACAGGATTAGTACCACGATCCAGATTAGCGACACGGGAATTGCTCCGGGAGCAGGAACCGGTAATATGCGTAAACAACTCAATGAATCGACCCTCGGAATCAAGGTGATTGCGATTGGTGTTCCGACTGTAATCGATACAAAAACCTTAATATTGGATAATCTCAGTGGTTTTTTAAGTGATCCTGACGGGGCTGAGGCATATCTCGATGACAATGGATATCAGATGATTGTTACAGCTACAGATATCGATCAGGTGATCAAGGATTTTTCCGATATAATTGCAAATGGAATTAATATAACGCTTCATCCGGGCATATACTCTTAG